The Kribbella amoyensis genomic sequence GGTCTGGGCCTCGACGTAACGCCGGTAGATCGCCAGGTCCTGGCCGGTTATGCCATATGACAGCTTGTTCGCCCCCATGAACAGCGCCCCCAGGCAGGACGCCTGCAGCTCGATCCGGCGGCTCAGCTCGAGCCGGCTGTCCCGGTCGGGTGCCTCGTACTCCAGCCGGGCGGCGGCCGGCAGGATCCCGGTGAGCTGCTGGACATGATGACCGAACTCGTGCCCGGCGGTGTAGGTGGCCCACATCCGGGAGAAGGCCCGGTTCGCGCTGTCCTCGGACCGGGTCCACAGCTTGATGTCGTCGTCGTACTTCAGGTACAGCGTCCGGCTCGCGGGGCAGTAGAACGACACCGGCGATCCGCTCGAGCAGGGCGTCTGCACGGTCCCGGCCCAGAACCTCACCCTGGGTGCGGTGAAGGTGTCCTGCCCGGCCTGGACCAGCGGCGACCAGGCCTGGTTCAGGCAGCCGACCAGGTTCGCGTAGTACCGCTGGACCGCGGCAGCGGCGGTCAAGGCGACCTGCGGTTCGCGACAGCCGACCGAGCGCTGGACCCCGGTCGCGTAGAAGGCGTCGGTCTGGACGATGGCGGCATTGTCCTGCGACGGCCGGGCGTCGTCCGGGGTTCCGGACGGAGTGTCGGACGGGCTTCCGGTGGGGACGGTGTCGTCGTCGGACGGGGCCGGCGTGGTCGCGACCGGCTGACCGGCCGGCGGCTGACCGGGGGACGGGGCAACGATCGGCGCGTCGTGCTGGCGGCTCGCGAGGGCCGCGATCACGACGGCGGCCGCGACGCAGCCGAGGACGAGCAGCCCGGCGGTGAGCCCGGTGCGGCGCTTCCGCGGCGGGCCGCCATGGCGGAAGTGATGGTCGTCACCCGTGCCGAAGTCGGGTCCCCAGCCGACCGCCGGACGTGGCGGACCGCCGCCGGGCGTGCCCGGCAGCGGGTAGCTCGCGTACAGCGGTAGCGAGCCGTCGGGCAGTGGTCCCGGCGGCGGATGCGCTCCTGGCGGCTCGCTCCAGTCCTGATTCGACACGGTTGATCCTCATCCCCCCGGGACACCACCTGGCGTGATCCGGACGACCAGGCTAACTGGACCGGTCCAGGTCCGCACCAACTACCACCGGCCGCCCTCCCGTCGGCCGGCCGGTGGTTCCGTCCGCTACCGCACCCGGGCCGAGGGGGCGGTGAAGGTGTTGCAGGCGCCCGGGTTGCGCGTCTGGTACCCGCGCAGCGCCCAGTACTCGTGGTTGTTCGCGTCGCCGTGGTCGTTGTTGTTGTCGGTGACATGACCGATCAGCCAGCGCCACTGGAACTGCGCCTGCCCGGTGATCGGGTACGTCCGCCGGTTGGCGCCGATGAAGACGTCGGCGAAGCAGGACGCCTGCAGCTCCAGCCGCCGGGTCATCTCGAGCTCCGCGGCCCGGGTCGGCGCCTCGTACCGCATGTTGTGGTTGGCGTCCAGGATCCCGGTCAGGTTCTGCACGTGGTGGCCGTACTCGTGCGCGAACTGGTGCAGCATCCACATCCGCGCCCAGACCTTCTGGTACGCCTGCGGGTAGCGGTTGTAGTTGCCGATGTCCTCGCGCAGGTTCATGTAGATGGTCTCGTTGCTGCCGCAGTAGAACGGCGGCCCGGTGTCGTTCATCGAGCCGCACGGCGACGTGACCGTCCCGGTGAACATGAGCACCGTCGGCGCCCGGAACTGCGCCCCGGACGCCTGGATCAGCCGCGGCCACGACTTGCCCAGGCAGGTCTTCAGGTTCACGTAGTTGGCGCGGGCGCCGGCCGTGTTCGACTGCCGGGCCCGGGACTCCTTGCAGCCCACCGACGCCATCGTGCCGACCCGGTAGACCTTGTTCCGGCTGACCATCTCGTAGTCGGTCGGGCCGCGCTTGACCGGCGGGTTCGTGGTCCGCGGCGCGGTCGGCTTGGTCACCGTCGGCCGGGTGGTGGTGGGCCGGGTGGTCGGCGGCGCGGTCGGCGACGGCTCGTTCGTCGGGTCCTCGGTCGGGCTGCTGGTGGTCCGCGAGGTCGGCGTGTACGTCGGCGCGGTGTACTCCGGGTCGTTGCCCTTGGCGATGCCCTGGGCAACGGTCACGCCGAGGATGCCCAGGCCGACGAGGACCAGCGGGATCAGGATCAGCGGCGCCTTGCTCTTCTTCTTGGGACCGCGCGGCCCGTGCGGACCGTGCGGGCCACCGGGTGGGGGAGCTCCCCAGCCGAGCCCGTGCGGCAGTTGCTGCATCGGCTGGGCGAACTGGCTGTACCCGGGCTGGCCCGGCTGCGGCTGCCACGGCTGCGGACCCATCGGACCCGGGGGCGGCACCTGGCCCGGCGGCCGGTTCCCGCCTCCGCCGTACTGCGGACCGCCGGGCTGACCAGCTTGCTGGTGACCGCCGGGGGCGCCCCACTGACCACCTTGCGGCCCGGGTCCGCCGTACTGGCCCGGGTGCTGGTTCTGGTGCTGTGGTTGTCCGGGGCCCGGTTGGTACGGGCCCTGCGGCGGTTGCTGCGGGTACTGACCGGGTGGTCCCCACTGGTTGTCCGACACGCACTCTCCACTGCCCCGCCAGCGGACATGCGGGTCCGGGGCGCGACCCGCATCGCCTGACGCTATCCGACCGCTGGCTCAGTCCGGCGGCCCCCTCCGCTGCCGGTCCACTCTGCGGACAGGAGCCGGCCACGCTTGGCCTGGCCGGGGACCGGGACGTGGCCGTGATCGAAGCGTCGTTGCGCTCGGCACGAGGAACGGTAAGGTGCCCCCTGGCAACGATCTTGTCCGACTTTGCACGACCTGTGGCCGCCGCCCGGTGGTACCCAGGGGCCCGATGGCGTGGGCCGATTCCGTTCCTGACCCTCTCGATACGGTGTGATTGGGCGATGCGTCTACGTCTGCTCGGGGTGTCTCTGTGCGCCCTCGGTTTCCTGGCCCTGACCGGTGCTCAGTCCTCGGCGACGGATGCGGCCGACCCGGTGGTCACCAACTTCGACAGCGAGATCCGGGTGGACCGTGACGGTGCGCTCAAGGTGTCCGAATCGTGGAAGCTGAGCAACGTGACCGGGACCTTCACCCGGTTCGTGGTCACCCGCGATCACCTGCCCGACGACGTCGACCACGTGCAGAAGGTCGAGGACCTGCAGGTCAAGGCCGGCGGTGAGACGAAGAAGGCCGAGCAGAGCACCGACGGCGACATCACCTCGATCGCGGTCGAGGACGTCACCGGCGACGCGCAGCTCGAGTTCACGTACACCGTGCGCGGTGCGGTCGCGAAGACGCTGAACGGGACCGAGTTGCGGTTCGCGCCGCTGACCGGCCTGGCGCTGACGGTCCAGGACGCGAACGTCGTCTACAGCACGCCCGAGGTCTCGCACGTCTCCTGCTTCGCCGGTTCGCTGGACAGCAACCACCCCTGCTCGATGGCGCAGCTCGGTGAGACGGCCGGCCCGACGTTCCGGCAGCAGGGTCTGCCGCCGGGCAACACGGTCCGGATGACGGTCGGTTTCCCCGACGGCGAGATCGCGGCCAACACGATCGTCGAGTACCGCAAGACGTTCAAGCGCGCCTTCTCGACCGACACGGCCCAGCTGATCACCGCACTCGCGGTCCTGCTGCTCGGCGGTGCGGCCCTGCTCGCGCTGTACCGGCTGCGTGGCCGTGACCAGGTCGACCCGCGTCGCGTCGTCCCGGCGTCCCTGTTCAGCCTCGGCCAGGACACCCGGATCGACTTCACCCCGCCGGCCGATCTGCGGCCCGGCGAGGTCGGCACCCTGATCGACGAGCGGATCGACCCGGTCGACGTCACCGCGACGATCCTCGACCTGGCCGTCCGCGGCCACCTGGTCATCACCGAGCTCGAGCACCAGACCGAGTACTCGCGGCCCGACTGGGAGCTCAAGCGCGTCGCCACGGCCCCGTCCGAGGAACTGCAGCGGTACGAGAACGTGCTCATCCGCGCGATCTTCGGCGACAACGACAGCGTCCTGGTCTCCGAGCTGGGCAAGGGCGTCCGCGCGAACCTGGGCGACGTCCAGGACGCGCTGTACGACGGTGTGGTCAAGCGCGGCTGGTTCAGCGAGCGCCCGGACCGGACCCGGTCCCTGTGGGCCACGGTCGGCATCGGCGTCACCGTGCTCGGCGTGGTCGGGACCGTCCTGCTGGCCCTGTTCAGCACCTGGGGCCTGCTCGGCCTGGCGATCACCGCGGTCGGCGTGGGCCTGATCATCATCGGCCGCTACATGCCGTCGAAGGCCCCGGCCGCCGGTCGCGTCCTCGGCCAGGTCGCGGCCATCCGCGGCGAGCTGCTGGAGATGGACGTCAGCGAACTCCCCAGCGACCAGCACGCCGAGCTCTGCTCGCGAGCCCTCCCGTACGCGGTCGTCCTGGGCGGCTCCGAGCGCTGGATCGACGCCCTGGTCGCCACCGACACCGACGACCAGGAGGACGAGGGCTTCCACTGGTACCGCGGCCCCCGCGGCTGGCACCTCCAGTACCTCCCGGACTCCCTCCGCAACCTCACCACCAACCTCACCGGCGCCCTCTTCGCCCGCTGACGAGCGAGGGGCGCGGACCCGGTGTACGCGCTCCTCCATCGCGGCGCTCACCTCACGGCGGAGCTCCGAAGGCTTTCGCGTTGTCTTCCCGCGAGTTAAGAACTACCTTTGAAGTATGCCCGATGCCTCCACCGTGAACTTCTCCGACCTTCTGCAACGTCCCAACGAGACCGTGGACAAGCTGAAGTCTGCGCGGAGTCGATCGCTGCGGGTTCGGCGGCGTGGTACGGAGGACGACCTCGTCCTCACGACGGCTGCCCGAGCGGACCAGGACGACGAACTGGTCGAGGTCGCCGCGCGGATGCTTCGCGCGGTGATGGGCAACCCGGTCCTGCGGTCGAAGTACCTGCTCGACATCCTGCCGCAGGTGTTTCCCTGGATGCGTTTCCTCGAACCGGAGGACCAGGTGAGCTTCGCGCAGGAGTTGATCGACGTGATGGACGCCGGGCACGACATCGATTCGCCGACGCCGGTCTTGCACCTGATCTCGCAGTGGCGCCACACCGCCGAGGTGTACGCGGATCCTGACCTGCTGAAGGCTCTTCGGCCGGGCATCATCGACGATGCCGGCGCCGTTGCCCAGCCGGCCGAGTGACCCCGGCGAAACGAGGTGACCAGGTCGCGCCGCCCGCGCAACCCGGTCACTGGGAACTGAGGTTCGGCAGTTCGGACGCCGCCAAGGGCTGGGACGAGCTCTGTCGGCAGGCCGCGGCCAACACCTTGCGGGCCTGGGAAGCGCTGCGGGCAGATCCGCGACCGTTTCCGCAGACGGATCGGCACCACCGCTTGAAGGGCAAGGCTCTGTCGACCGTCAACGGCCTGGAGCAGTGGCAGTACGAGGTCACCGGCGGCGGCCGCGTCTGGTATGTCGTGGACGAGGATCGCCGGACCGTCTGGATCCGCCACGCCGGTACCGGACACCCGAAGGCGACCGACTGAGCCGGTCGGCCGCTACGGTCCGGTGGGTGTCCGGTTGGGGTTGGGATCCGTCGTCCTTCGAGGCGATCGGTACTTCTGCTGCCGCTCTCATCGCGGCGACCGCGCTGCGGCAGGCGATCCGGCAGCAGAAGTCGTCGCTCGACGAGCGCTTACGGGCGCAGGCGCGGCTGGTCTCGGTGCAGCGGGTGACGCGGCGGGAGAATCGCGGGCGGCTGCTGACGGTCCTCGTCACGAACGCGAGCTCCAGCCCGATCAACGCCGTCCTGCCGGCGGCCACCTTCGGGGCCGATCCGGCGACGCACCTGGATCATCTGCTCGGCCACCCGATCGTCGGGTCGCTGTCGGTGCGGGGTCTGACCCGGCGCCCTTGGGATCGGCGCCGGCTCGTGGTCGCCGATGTCGGGTGGACGTTCCTCGACGCGGGGCAGTCGCGGCGGCACGCGGTGTGGCTCGATCCGGAGCATCCGCCGCTGCTCGACTTCGGCCTGGTGTTCACCGACGCGAGCGGGCGGCGGTGGCATCGGAGCGCTCTGTCCGGAGCGCTGACCGTCTTCGCCTAGTGTCCTGAGTCGGACACTAGTACGCCTTCCGGTGGCGTTGGGGTGCGGTGAGGATCATCTGGGTGACCAGGTAGCGGGTCAGGCCCAGTTTGGCGGCGATCTGGTCCGGGTTCAGGCCTTGCTCGTTGTAGAGGACCGCCAGTTGCTGCTGGGCCTCGGTCCAGCGGCGCCGGGTGGGCGCGGGACGTTGGGCCGGCGTCTTCTTCGGCTCCGGGCGAGGCTCGCCGGTGGATCGCTCCGGCTTGCCGTACGTACTCCGGCGCTGGTCCTGGTAGCGGCCGCCGGCCAGGTCTTCGGTGGTTTCCTCGTCGAGGATCAGGAACTGGTCGGCGGACTTGTTGACGCCGACGGACACGATGGTCAGGTCTTTCTGGTTCTTCTGCTGGCACTCGGTCTTCGTGCAGTAGGCGTACTTCTCCGCCCGCTCCGGGTGCAGCGCGTCGCCACAGGTGATGCAGTACTTCACCAAGGAATCAACGCCGCGGACCGGCCGGGTATTCCCTTTACCAGTTCGCCTGCGCGGGGGCCGGCGGGAGCGGGCCGTCCTTCGGGTGCACCACGTACACCAGGCCGCCCGAGTGCGGGACCCACGCGTTCTCGAAGGCCTTCCGGTCGTACGTCGTGCGCACCTCGTCGTTGCTCGCGATCAGGTGCGACGCCGGGTCGTTGACGACCACGTTGCCCGCCTCGTCGAAGCCCACGATGACCATCAGGTGCCCGTTGGTCCCGTACCCCGCGCCGGGCAGGTCGCCCTTCTTGAACGACAGCGACGCGATCAACGGGATCCCCGCCTTGATGAACTGCTCCGCCTCCGTCAGCGAACGCAGCCGGGTGACGAACGCGTCCACCCCACGCGTCCCCGCGTACGCCGTGTTGAAGGGCCAGTTCCCCGCGCCGTCGTACGCGTAGTCGAACACCGACCGGGCCGAGTGGTCCACCTGCGGATCCGCGTCGGCCGGATCCACCCAGGCCGTCTCGCCGTCGGACGGGCCGGCACCGTAGTAGTCGAGCACCATCGCCGAGGAGGTCGCCGAACACCAGGCCTCGCCGCCGTTGTCCCACTGCGGGTAGTGCCCGATGTGCGTCTCCTGCGAGTACGTCGGGACGTCGAGCACGACGCCCTCGGCCCCACCCGACGGGCTCGCGGGGATCTTCTTGAGGTCCGGCAACCGCGACGCCATCGCCCCGACCGACCGGACCGACGGAGCGGACGTGGTCCCGGCGAGGCGGTACAGGGTCACCTTCAACTGCCAGCGGTCCAGGGTCCGCCCGGTCTCCGCGACGAACGTGTCCACCGCGACCGAGCCGTTCGCGTCACCCTGACTCGGCACCGAGGTCCGGTGGATGTCGCCCGCGGCCGTGTCGTCCCCACCGCTCCACCGGCCGAGCACGTACCACTTGGTCGCCGTGCCCTGGTCCGTCCGGCCGGCCATCGCCACCTCGACCCACGTCCCCGGCGGCGTGGTCGCGTTCCACGACGCCACCAGCTCGGTCAGGCCGAAGCCGGGGCGGACCTCGGGGGAGGTCCAGCTGGTCCGGTCGTACGTCTTCGCGGTGCCGTCGCCGAACGGGTCGACGTACGCGGTGGTGGCCTCGGTGGTTCCGAAGGTGAGGGTGCCGTCGGCGACCGTCGTACCGGCGTGGTCCCCGGCCAGGAAGTCCGCGGTCGACGTCCAGTCCTGGTACGCGATGTCGCGCTGCAGCGGCACCTTGGTGGCCTCGCTCGGAACCGTGGCGAGACTGAGCACGGCGACCCCGCTGACCAGGGTCGCGAGTGGGCGGAAGGCGGTCATGGATCCGACGGTAGACCCGGCGGCAGACGATGTCGCGGTGAAGGCGTGCCGCGACGTGTCCCGATCCGGAAGGTTACTTACCGCGCTCGGTCCACTCGGCGCCGAGCATCGCGAAGACGAGCTCGTCGGTCCACTCGCCCTTGAGGAACTCGTTCCGGACGAAGTGGGCCTCCTGGCGCAGCCCGAGCCGCTTCAGCAGGTTCGCCGAGCCGGTGTTGCGGTAGTCGAGCCGGCCGATGATCCGGTGCATGCCGAGTTGCTCGAACCCGAGCCGCAGCAGCTCCACCGACGCCTCGGCGGCGTACCCGCGACCGTGGAAGTCGGGGTGGAAGACGAACCCGATCTCGCCGGTCCGGTGGTCCGCGGAGTGCACGAACAGGGTGACCTCGCCGACGTGTTGCCCGGTCTCGCGCAGGATCACGGCCAGCGTCAGCGCCTGGCCGTCGGCGTCCATCGCGACGTCGGCGAGCCGGCCGGCCAGCGACTCGCGGACCTGCTCCGGCGTCTTCGAGTCGTACAGCAGGAACCTGGTCACGTCGTCGTTCGACTGCAGCTTGAGCAGGTCGTCGTAGTCGGTCTCGGTGTAGCGGCGCAGGGTGAGACGGTCGGTTTCGATCGGCAGCGAGTACGTCACCCCTGCAGCCTAAGGGCGGGCGCAACCCAATAAACCAAGGACGAAGGGACCCTCCCGGGCGAGGCCGGGAGGGTCCGTCTCCTCTCCCCGGGCCTACCCGTTGGCGAGCGCGACCAGACGGGTCTGGTCGCCGTTGAAGCGGTTCTGGTCGATCGGGGTCGAGCTGTACTGCCAGATCGTGTGGAACGGCCAGCCGCCGGGCAGCGTGCCGGGCGCCGAGGCGTACCGGGCCACCCAGAGCGGGTTGGTGCTGTTGAAGGCGGTGCTGTTGCCGGTGCAGCGGGTCCACCAGTCGAGGTTGGTGTAGATCACCGCGTCCCGGCCGGTCCGGTTTTTGTACGTGGTCAGGAAGTCGCGGATCCAGGTCACCATCGCGGCCTGGGTCTTGCCGTAGCAGGTCGCGCCGTACGGGTTGTACTCGATGTCGAGGGCGCCGGGCAACGTCTTGCCGTCCCGGGACCAGCCGCCGCCGTGGTCGACGAAGTAGTTCGCCTGGTTGGCGCCGCTGGAGTCGTTCGGGGTGGCGAAGTGGTACGCGCCGCGGATCATCCCGACGTTGTAGGAACCGTTGTACTGCTGGGCGAAGTACGGGTTCGTGTAGTAGTTGCCTTCGCTCGCTTTCACGTAGGCGAAGCGTTTGCCTGCACTCCACTGCGACGCCCAGTTCACGTTGCCCTGGTGACTGGACACGTCGATGCCTTCGACGGTGGCGGCCGGCGCCGTCACCGTGGGCGCGACCGCGGTACTGGTCTGCCGCCAGCCCATGAAGGCGTCACCGGACTTGGTGATGCCGTGGGCGCGTGCTTCGGCGGTGGGTTGGCGGGCAGCCGTGGACTGCTCGGCGATGGTTTGGGCGGATGCGGGCGCGGCGAGGGCGGCCGTGAGCAGGCCGAGCACGACGACGGCACCCGTGACGAGGGGCTTCACGAGGGGACCTCCACAAGAGCGGCAATGGGGCGGACAGAGCGCTCGGGAAAGGTTTTACCCCGCCGTCAGAAAGAAAAAACCACGGCATTCCGGATTATTGGTGAATATCTTCCTCTTCAGCTCACCTGATGCGACGGCGCGCGGTAGGTGATGCAGTACCGCACGTCCCGGTTCGGCCAGCTGCGCGCGGTCCAGTACTTGTAGTTCGACGGCCTGCCGTGGTCGCGGATCCGGCCCGGCTGGTCGCCCTGGTGCGAGTGCAGGTAGTCCAGCTCGGTCTTGCTCGCGCCCCGCAACGGGTAGCTGTTCTTGTTCGCGCTGAGGAAGGCGCTGCCGAAGCAGCTCGCCTGCAGCTCCAGCCGCCGGCTCACCTCCAGCCGGGCGTCGCCGGACTTCTCGTACCGCAGCTTGTAGGTCGCCTGCAGGATGCCGGTCAGCTCCTGCAGGTGATGGCCGTACTCGTGCGCGACCGTGTCCGTCATCGACATCCGCAGGTACACCTGGCCGCGGGTGAAGTTGCGGTACTTCGCGTACAACTGCACGTCGCCGCGGCCGTCCATGTAGATGGTCTCGTTGGCCGGGCAGTAGAAGGAGCTCGGCGCGGACCCGGAACACGGGGTCTGGGTCGGGCCGTTCATCACCAGCAGCTTGGGCGCCCGCACCGGTTTGCCGGCCGCCTTGAGCTGGCGCGCCCAGGCACGGTCCAGACAGGACTTGATCTGCAGGTAGTAGAGGCCCGCCGAGCGGACGTCCCGCGCCCGGGCGCCGGACTCCTTACAGCCGACGCCCGCGTGCACGCCGCTGGTGTAGAAGCTGTTCAGGCTGACCACCTCGAACGCCGTGGGCCGCCGCGGCGGCGGGGTGTACTTCGAGGTCGGCACCGGCGCGGTCGGCCTGGTGGTCGCGATCGAGGTCGACGTGGTCGGCTCGTCCGTCGGTTGCCCGGTCGGCTCCTGTGTGGGCTCCTGGGTCGGCTCGTCGACGGGGGCGGTCCAGGACGGCTGCGGCTTGGCGTAGTCGTCGATCCGGTTCTGCTTGTTGATCACGCCGACCACCCAGAGCCCGATGATCACCACCAGCACACCGGCCAGCGGGACGATGACCCACCCCTTGCCCTTCTTCTTCGGAGGCGGCCGATCGAACTGCGGCCCCACCCGAACCCGGGACCAGGTGGACCCGGCGGCGGCGCGGAGTACTGCGGCGGCCCGTACCCCGGCGGCCCGTACTGCTGCTGGTACCCGGGCGGCGGGTACTGCTGCTGGTACTGGGGTTGGGCCGGCGCCCCGTACTGCGGGGATTGGCCGTACTGCGGCTGGTTCTGCTGAGGTGGTCCCTGGTACGGACCGTACGGCTGCTGGTTCGACAAGTCGCCCTCCTGGAGCCACACCGTATCCGGGCGAAGGGGCTACGTCTGGCTGGGGAGAATTGTCAAGAGCAGTCTCGAAAGACCGTTACCCTTGATCGGTGACACTTCGCTTGTACGACACCGCGACAGCAGCAGTGAGGGATTTCGAGCCGGTCCACCCGGGCCAGGTCGGGATCTACCACTGTGGGCTGACGGTGCAGGGTGCCCCGCACGTCGGGCACATCTACAAGGAGGTCGTGTTCGACGTCCTGCGGCGCTGGCTCGAGCGCTCCGGGTACGAGGTCACCGTGATCGCGAACGTGACCGACATCGACGACAAGATCCTGGCCAAGTCGGCCGAGCGCGGCGTCCCGTGGTGGGCGCACGCGTACGAGTTCGAGCGCGAGCTGCACTGGGCCTACGACGTGCTGGGCTGCC encodes the following:
- a CDS encoding neutral zinc metallopeptidase yields the protein MSNQDWSEPPGAHPPPGPLPDGSLPLYASYPLPGTPGGGPPRPAVGWGPDFGTGDDHHFRHGGPPRKRRTGLTAGLLVLGCVAAAVVIAALASRQHDAPIVAPSPGQPPAGQPVATTPAPSDDDTVPTGSPSDTPSGTPDDARPSQDNAAIVQTDAFYATGVQRSVGCREPQVALTAAAAVQRYYANLVGCLNQAWSPLVQAGQDTFTAPRVRFWAGTVQTPCSSGSPVSFYCPASRTLYLKYDDDIKLWTRSEDSANRAFSRMWATYTAGHEFGHHVQQLTGILPAAARLEYEAPDRDSRLELSRRIELQASCLGALFMGANKLSYGITGQDLAIYRRYVEAQTGDENNRGGPRDHGARTSHQYWAARGFTTSNSASCNTFTASASKVS
- a CDS encoding neutral zinc metallopeptidase, with product MSDNQWGPPGQYPQQPPQGPYQPGPGQPQHQNQHPGQYGGPGPQGGQWGAPGGHQQAGQPGGPQYGGGGNRPPGQVPPPGPMGPQPWQPQPGQPGYSQFAQPMQQLPHGLGWGAPPPGGPHGPHGPRGPKKKSKAPLILIPLVLVGLGILGVTVAQGIAKGNDPEYTAPTYTPTSRTTSSPTEDPTNEPSPTAPPTTRPTTTRPTVTKPTAPRTTNPPVKRGPTDYEMVSRNKVYRVGTMASVGCKESRARQSNTAGARANYVNLKTCLGKSWPRLIQASGAQFRAPTVLMFTGTVTSPCGSMNDTGPPFYCGSNETIYMNLREDIGNYNRYPQAYQKVWARMWMLHQFAHEYGHHVQNLTGILDANHNMRYEAPTRAAELEMTRRLELQASCFADVFIGANRRTYPITGQAQFQWRWLIGHVTDNNNDHGDANNHEYWALRGYQTRNPGACNTFTAPSARVR
- a CDS encoding DUF2207 family protein, which encodes MRLRLLGVSLCALGFLALTGAQSSATDAADPVVTNFDSEIRVDRDGALKVSESWKLSNVTGTFTRFVVTRDHLPDDVDHVQKVEDLQVKAGGETKKAEQSTDGDITSIAVEDVTGDAQLEFTYTVRGAVAKTLNGTELRFAPLTGLALTVQDANVVYSTPEVSHVSCFAGSLDSNHPCSMAQLGETAGPTFRQQGLPPGNTVRMTVGFPDGEIAANTIVEYRKTFKRAFSTDTAQLITALAVLLLGGAALLALYRLRGRDQVDPRRVVPASLFSLGQDTRIDFTPPADLRPGEVGTLIDERIDPVDVTATILDLAVRGHLVITELEHQTEYSRPDWELKRVATAPSEELQRYENVLIRAIFGDNDSVLVSELGKGVRANLGDVQDALYDGVVKRGWFSERPDRTRSLWATVGIGVTVLGVVGTVLLALFSTWGLLGLAITAVGVGLIIIGRYMPSKAPAAGRVLGQVAAIRGELLEMDVSELPSDQHAELCSRALPYAVVLGGSERWIDALVATDTDDQEDEGFHWYRGPRGWHLQYLPDSLRNLTTNLTGALFAR
- a CDS encoding type II toxin-antitoxin system RelE family toxin, with the translated sequence MTPAKRGDQVAPPAQPGHWELRFGSSDAAKGWDELCRQAAANTLRAWEALRADPRPFPQTDRHHRLKGKALSTVNGLEQWQYEVTGGGRVWYVVDEDRRTVWIRHAGTGHPKATD
- a CDS encoding peptidase C39 family protein, which gives rise to MTAFRPLATLVSGVAVLSLATVPSEATKVPLQRDIAYQDWTSTADFLAGDHAGTTVADGTLTFGTTEATTAYVDPFGDGTAKTYDRTSWTSPEVRPGFGLTELVASWNATTPPGTWVEVAMAGRTDQGTATKWYVLGRWSGGDDTAAGDIHRTSVPSQGDANGSVAVDTFVAETGRTLDRWQLKVTLYRLAGTTSAPSVRSVGAMASRLPDLKKIPASPSGGAEGVVLDVPTYSQETHIGHYPQWDNGGEAWCSATSSAMVLDYYGAGPSDGETAWVDPADADPQVDHSARSVFDYAYDGAGNWPFNTAYAGTRGVDAFVTRLRSLTEAEQFIKAGIPLIASLSFKKGDLPGAGYGTNGHLMVIVGFDEAGNVVVNDPASHLIASNDEVRTTYDRKAFENAWVPHSGGLVYVVHPKDGPLPPAPAQANW
- a CDS encoding GNAT family N-acetyltransferase, with the translated sequence MTYSLPIETDRLTLRRYTETDYDDLLKLQSNDDVTRFLLYDSKTPEQVRESLAGRLADVAMDADGQALTLAVILRETGQHVGEVTLFVHSADHRTGEIGFVFHPDFHGRGYAAEASVELLRLGFEQLGMHRIIGRLDYRNTGSANLLKRLGLRQEAHFVRNEFLKGEWTDELVFAMLGAEWTERGK
- a CDS encoding lysozyme: MKPLVTGAVVVLGLLTAALAAPASAQTIAEQSTAARQPTAEARAHGITKSGDAFMGWRQTSTAVAPTVTAPAATVEGIDVSSHQGNVNWASQWSAGKRFAYVKASEGNYYTNPYFAQQYNGSYNVGMIRGAYHFATPNDSSGANQANYFVDHGGGWSRDGKTLPGALDIEYNPYGATCYGKTQAAMVTWIRDFLTTYKNRTGRDAVIYTNLDWWTRCTGNSTAFNSTNPLWVARYASAPGTLPGGWPFHTIWQYSSTPIDQNRFNGDQTRLVALANG
- a CDS encoding neutral zinc metallopeptidase; the protein is MGPQFDRPPPKKKGKGWVIVPLAGVLVVIIGLWVVGVINKQNRIDDYAKPQPSWTAPVDEPTQEPTQEPTGQPTDEPTTSTSIATTRPTAPVPTSKYTPPPRRPTAFEVVSLNSFYTSGVHAGVGCKESGARARDVRSAGLYYLQIKSCLDRAWARQLKAAGKPVRAPKLLVMNGPTQTPCSGSAPSSFYCPANETIYMDGRGDVQLYAKYRNFTRGQVYLRMSMTDTVAHEYGHHLQELTGILQATYKLRYEKSGDARLEVSRRLELQASCFGSAFLSANKNSYPLRGASKTELDYLHSHQGDQPGRIRDHGRPSNYKYWTARSWPNRDVRYCITYRAPSHQVS